The nucleotide sequence AATGCGACGCTGGGCTTCGGTCGAGGTTGAGCCGCAGGGGATGCCGAAACCTCCCGCGCTGATGCCGGCCTGGAAGCCCACGCGGCAACGTGTCGTAACCTTTGGAATTCAGTTCCCTGAAGGGGCCTCACTGCTGGAAAAGCAGAAGGCCGACGCCGCGGCGCAGAATAAGGGTAAGAATCTCGAGGAACCGTTGGGGCCGCCCCCCATCGAGATCATGCCCGACTACGAGCCGCCGACGCTTTCGTCACTCGTCGATGGTTTGAACGAGGTTCCCGAGAAAAAAGCCGTCACGCGGATCAAGCCACCTGACGATGCATTGTCGGTAGAAGACCGACTGTTCTACCTGCTGCAACCTCCTCTGCAGACGTGGCTGGCCGGTCAAGAGCTGATTATGCCGTTCGAGCCATTTCCCTATCAGTATGAGGGAATTGGCTGGCTCTTTTCTCATTCATCTGCACTGCTGGCGGATGAAATGGGACTCGGCAAAACCATGCAGACCATCACGGCGATCCGGTTGCTGGTCCGCAGTGGACAGGCCCGACGGGTGCTGCTTGTTTGTCCCAAGCCTCTGCTCCCGAACTGGCAGCGAGAGTTCCAGACCTGGGCCGAAGAACTGCCGTTTGTCGTGGTCGAAGGGGACAGTGAACGGCGCAAATTGACCTGGACGATGCTTGGTGTCCCGGTGTTGATTGCGAATTACGAGTCACTGGTTCGCGACTTTGCGGCATTTGGCGAAGGTGAATTTCCCAAGTTCGATTTGATCGTGCTGGACGAAGCTCAGCGCATCAAGAACCGAACTTCGCGTACCGCAGTGACTGCGCGGGCACTTCCCCGCCGCCGAAGCTGGGCATTGACCGGAACGCCGATTGAAAATCGTCCGGAAGAGTTGGGAGCACTCTACGAGTTTCTCGAGGTGGTTCCTCCCAATGCGACGCCTGACCTGCGGCAGCTTCAGTCTCTGGCGAAGCAGTTCATCTTGCGCCGAACCAAGAACCTGGTGATGAAGGATATGCCGCCGCGGTTGGACCGCGATGCATACCTCGAACTCCTTCCTGCCCAGAAGCATGCGTATGAAATGGCAGAAAAAGAGGGTGTCATTCACCTGAATGAACTGGGTGATTCGATCACGGTACAGCACGTCTTTGAACTGGTGCTGAGGCTGAAGCAGATCACGAACTTCGACCCGCTGACTGGCGAGAGCTCAAAGCTGGAGCGGCTTGAAGCGGATATGGAAGAAATCGCGGCCAGTGGTGGCAAGGCGATTCTCTTCAGTCAATGGACGAAGGTGATCGATTGGCTCGCCAAGCCGATGGAAAAGTATGGGGCACTCGTCTATCACGGGGGAATTCCCCACAAACAGCGGGAACCGATCCTCGCGAGGTTCAAAGAGGATCCGGATGCCCATCTGTTGATGATGAGTTACGGGACGGGGGCTGTGGGACTGAATCTGCAGTTCGCCGGATATGTCTTCCTCTTTGACCGGTGGTGGAACCCGGCGATTGAAGACCAGGCGATTAATCGAGCTCACCGGATCGGTTGCAAAAGCCAGGTGATCGTGACACGATTCATCTCGAAGGACACGATCGAAGAGAGAATCGACAAAGTCCTGACCGAGAAACGTGAGCTGTTTGCTGCGATTCTCGGTGAGGGAGATGACACGAACGTCTCGCTGAGCATGAATGCATCCGAGATCTTCGGACTCTTCGATCTGAAGGCCCGCCACGGCAAGGGGACGCGGGCCATTGGACCTAAACCGGTAACGTAGTAGCGACATCCACCGCGGAGTCACGCTATTGCAGCCGGGTCAGTCCGATGCGTCGTCCGAAGAGAGACCTCCGCTTTCCGATTCTGTCTCGACGAGACAGACGCCGAAGTAATCAATCATTTCGGCACTGTTGACGGAAGTGTGAGGACTTGCCATTATTCCTCTCTTCGATTTAGGTTTCAGTAATTATGGGTAGACGCAGGTCGACTGCACGGGAGTGATTTGCATGGGTCGGTATTCGGGTCCCAAGGGACGAGTTAATCGCCGGTTGGGGGCGATGGTGTTTGAGAACGCCGGAGCTGCAAAGGCTTTGGAAAAGCGTCCGAATCCTCCTGGGATGGCCGAGCGTCGCCGTAAACTGTCCACCTACGGTCTGGCTCTCGCTGACAAGCAGAAGATCAAGTACCACTACGGGATGCGCGAAGCTCAGCTGCGTCGCTATTTCGCCAAGGCACGTGCCCAGAAGGGTAACACCGGCGATATTCTGCTGGTGATGTGCGAACGCCGTCTCGATAACGTTGTCCGCCGCGCTGGTTTTACGACCACGCGTCTGCAGGCACGTCAGGGGATCGTTCACCGACACTTCCAGCTCAACGGAAAGACGATTGACAAGCCCTCGATCTTCGTTTCCCCAGGCGATGTGATCACTCTCCGCAACCGACCAAACGTCAAGAAGTTGTACCGCGAAATCGTCGACAACTCGTCTCGTCAGTCAGTTGACTGGGTCTCATTCGATTCGAAGGACTTGGAAGCCCGCGTTCAGGCTCTGCCCACCGCTGGTGATGCGACTGTACCACCGATCGAAATCGGTCGCGTGATCGCTTTCATGTCTCGCTAATTCTTGCAGAGGCAGGTCTGCATGGTTGCTGCCGCGTATAGGCTGCGCAGCGATTGCAGGCGGATCGTATGGGAATGTGCCAGTGATCGGCACGCTGAATATCAGAAAAGGTGCTTGCGAACTTTCGCAGGCACCTTTTCTGCTTTATGGTGACGCGATTTGACTCGCAGGCACCTTCGATCACGTCTGTGCTTGGCGGGAGGCGGCCCGTAGGTCAATCAATAAAAGCCGGGCTAGGTTGAAGGGCTCCGACCGTCGCCGGCGACTCCGATGGCGTTCGAGAAGGGGGCTGCAGTTGTTCCTCCGCAGCCTTCTACTGCGGAAGGTGCCCGGCGGAAGACTGAAAGATCTTGCGCGTGCGGCGTTCGCTTTCAGGGGAGTGGGCGTGGTGACTCAGGTCAGCCAGATTGGCGGCACATGGGCGGCAGCCGATGACTTCAACATGGAACTTGAGGTATTGGGTAAGTCCGTCCCCAAGTCTTCCCGTGACAAACGCTCCCCAAACCGATCTCGAGGGGCAACTTAAACTCCCTTGTCGCCAGATTTCCCCGACGCTGGTCTGCCCTTGGTCTCGCTCGGAAAGGAGCGTGACGAATCGGTCCTGAATCAGTCGCTCATTGCGCAAGGCGCGTTCGATCTCGGCAGATCGCTCGGAGGAGAGGCGTTCGTCAGCGTAGGCAAGCAGTTCCTCATCGGTGAAGTCAGGCATTGATCATCCTTTGCTTCAACTCATGGGGCCTGATCAGTCTGACAAGTCGTCCGCTCTGGTATCAGCGGGCGATGGCCTTGCGTAACGCTACGAGAACTTTGACGTGAATGCTTCCACATACGGCCTGCGTGCCAGCACTCCTGCGAGGGGCCTTTTCGCGGTGATGGTCGCCTTTGCAGCAAGGTGAGGCCGGGGTTTCCATCGAGCCTCACCTTGCCTGTTCGTGTGTGTCAGCCGATGAACTCAAGCTTAACGGGTTCGGGAACGATCTTCGCCTGATACGCTCGTTCAAGCAGAAGCGAAACAGCTTTGCGACCTCGCTCGCCGAAGTCGATCGTCCAGTCATTGACGTACATCCCGACAAATTTGTCGGCCTGACTTCGATCCAGGTCGCGACCGAATTGGAGTGCGTATGCCAGCGCGTCTGCACGGTGGTCGAGGGCATACTGGATGCTTTGCTTCAGCAGCGCAGTCACTTCAACCATCGCCTTCGGACCCAGGTCACGTCGGATGGCGTTGCCACCTAGGGGCAGAGGAAGCTGTGTTTCGTTCATCCACCACTTGCCGAGGTCGACGATCAGGTGCAGGCCATCGTTCTGGTACGTCAGCTGGCCTTCGTGAATGATCAGTCCGGCGTCAACTTTGCCTTCGCTGGTTACTTTGAGAATCTCGTCGAAGGGGTAAACGACCGCCTTGAAGTCGTCTCCCAGAGCGAGGCGAAGTGCCAGGTAGGCAGTCGTCAGCTTGCCGGGGATCGCGATGGTTTTGCCACGGAAGTCGTTCAGGCTTCCTGGCTGCTTCGCGACGATCATGGGGCCGTAGTTGTCACCCATGCTGCAGCCACACGCACAAAGTGCGTAGGTCTGGGTCATGTAGGCGTAGCCATGCAGACTGACGGCAGTCAGCTCCAGCTCACCTCGAAGAGCTCGCTCATTCAGCGTCTGGATATCCTGAAGCTCGTGAGTGAACCTGTAGTTGCCTGTGTCGATCTTGTCATTGGCGAGCGCATAAAACATGAACGCGTCGTCAGGGTCAGGACTGTGTCCAACACGAATGAGGGTCTTTTCGGACATCGGAAAACTTTTGGCTGAAGGTCAGAAATTCGCAGAGCAGTCTCCGCGTTTGCTCACTAGCGAATCCTAGTGATCTTCCCCCAGCCTGACCACTCTCCCGCGTGCCGAAAGCCCCCTTTCACCGCCATATCCGATGCGACTGGTCCTTCGCGAGAGATCAGTCGCTGACGCATGATCTCTCGCGGTACCCTGATGGATCCGTTGAGGGCTGGGAGGCTACGGCACTGATGTGAGGAATGTCAGTTGGCCACGCGGGCGGCTGCGTGCTGAACAGGGAGCTGTGGGCCGACCGACGCCAGTAAGTCAGAAATTTTTGACCGATCTGATGCGGTGACAGTGCTGAATGGGGGAGCAAGTTGCTCGGAACAGATTCCCGCGACTGACAGGGCGCACTTCAGGCCCGACAGATAGCCGGATGGGCCTTCGCCAGAGATGCCGTAAAGGTTTCCCAGTTCCATGACCAGCTTTTGCAGGCGATTGATTTCCGCGTGGTCTTTTGCGTCTGTCGCCTGAAAGAGTTCGACGAACAACCTTGGATACAGATTGGCACCCCCATTGACCCCTCCATCTCCCCCCATAAGGACGGATTCGGCAGTCAGATGTTCAGGGCCCATCAGGAATGTCCAGTCGGGGCGGACGGACCGCAGTTCCAGCAGCTTGCGGAAGGCCTCGATGTCGCCTGAGCTGTCCTTCACGCCACAAATGTTCTTATGGTCGGCCAGTTGTCGGACGGTCTCGAACGTCAGGGACAGCTTCACGCAGGAAGGCATGTTGTAGACGAACAGTGGAAGCGGAGAATCGTCGGCCAGTTCCGAGATAAAGCGGCTGACGTGCGATTGCTCGACCGAAAAATAGTAAGGTGGTGCCGCGACAACCGCAGCGGCGCCGACGCCATGAGAATACGTTGCCAGTTCAAGGGCTTCGACGAGAGATGTGTCGGTGATTCCGACGAGCACCGGGACACGCCCGGCGACAATTTCGCATGTGCGTTCGACCAGTTCATAGCGGAGTCGGTACGAAAGACTGGGACCTTCGCCTGTCGTGCCCAGGATGAATAACCCCGCGACCCCGGCGTCGATTTGATGGTTGAGCAGACGTTCCAGTCCAGCGTGATCCAGATCGTCGCGTCCAATGAGCGGAGTCACTACGGGAGGCACGATGCCGCGAATTGGTTTCGGGAAAGCAGGAGTGGAAGGAACGGAAGGCATTACGAGCGACTCCATAATGAACGGAACTCAAGTCTGTGGACGGGACGAGGCAGTAGCTTAGCGCTGACTTTGCAAAGTTCATTTTATCGACAGAGGAGCAGGTTCACGTGGAGAGTTCCTGGTCAATGACACTTTCTGGCAGTGGATCGATCCGAACTTCACGAGTTTGCCGTTCGGCCAGCCGGCTTGCAGTCAGTCCAATCAGCAAAATCGTTAGTGCTCCCACGACAATGATCAGGTTGTCGTTGAAAGGGCTGACAAACCAGCCTAAGCCCTGTGAGCTGAGATAACCGCTGGCCATGGGGGTGACCGTCATCCAGACTATGACGATGACTCCGGCGGACACGGCGATGGCAGCGTGACGCGAGTTCGCTCGTCGTGAGAGCAACCCGAGCAGGAAGAGGCCCAGTAGTCCGCCGCTGAATATTCCCGATAGTTTCCACCAGACATCCAGAGCGTTCCGCTGGCGTCCGACCATGGCCAGGGCTGCGCAGATGCTGAGCATTCCCATAATCAGCGTTGAATAATGGAGAACGCGCATCGACTCTTTCTCGCCAGCATCCGGGTGAATGTAGCGGCGGTGAATATCGCAGAGATACAGCGTCGCACAGCAGTTCAGATTCGAGTCCATTGCGGCTGAGAAGATTGCAGCCAGGACAAGCCCCATCACGCCGGGGGGAAGTTGCGAGCCGATGAAGTGCGGGAAGACAGCGTCGGACTTGATGTTCGGCGGCAAGTCGGATGGGCGTTGCTGGTAAAGTACGAAGAGTGCCGTCCCGATGAAGAAGAATGCCGCGCTGAGGGGAATAAAGCAAAGGCCTCCCATCCAGACGCTCCGTGCTGCGTCTTCATCGGATTTCGCTGTCGCATACCGCTGGATGTAACCCTGATCAATGCCGAAGTTCTGTAAGTGTGTGACGAGTCCGAATAGCACCATCACCCAGAATGTGGACTGGGTCACTCCCAGATCCATGTCGCCCAGGCTGAACTTATGATTTGCTACCGCGACTTGGAACAGTTCAGGCAGTCCTCCGCTGATTTGCATGACGACAGCCAGTCCGCACAGGGCGACTCCGGCGACCAGCACGCATGACTGAACGACGCCGGTCCAGATGACCCCTTCGGTGCCACCGAACAACGGGTAAATGGTGATTGCGATGCCGCTGATGATAATGATCGTCGATACTTCCAGCCCGATCAGCGGCGCCAGTGCCAGTGCCAGCAGGTAGAGGATCATCCCCAGCCGCGCGAACTGAGTCAGCAGGAAACAAACGACGCCGTATGTTCGAGCCCAGGGGCCGAATCGTACTTCGAAATGTTCGTAGGCCGACAGCTGGCCGCTTCGCCGGTAGAACGGGACGAAGTATTTGACTGAGATCCATGCGGCAAGAGGCATCGTCACTGCGAGGACGAATGCATTCCAGTTCCCCTGGTATGCCTTACCTGGGTTGGCGATGAAGCTGATGCTGCTGATGTAGGAGCCGACAATCGACATGCCGACCGCCCAGCCGGGGATGGAGCGACCAGCCGACATGAATTGTTCAGATGACCCGCTTCTTCTGGCGAACCAACACCCGAACCCCACCACTCCCACCAGGTAAGTTGCAAGCACAATGAGGTCAATGGTGCGGTCTGCTGGCATCGTCTGTCTTTTCAGTTTTATGGGCCGCTAAGTGTTCATCAGCAGGCTGACAAAATCGATGCGGTCACGCAACCGAGACCCTTTAATTACCCCTCGATTCCCGACCGCTCTCTGCTGGCACACATGTCAGTCGAACAGTGAGCGTAACCGACGCTGTCAAAATTCGGGCAATTGGAAAATTCAGATAAATCGGCGCTTGCAACCGCTCTGGCAAGCTGCGTAATCTTTTCGGATGCCGACCTTGATGCCTGTTCAGCGTCTCGCGGACATTTGCGAATTGCATTCAACCCATCTGTACGTCGAGCGTGTAAACGAGGTCACTGAACATTCACTTCTTCTGTCACGAACGCTTTCGCTTTCGACCAAGCTCGAACTTCGGTTCAAGTCGCGGGCCATCTGTACGCATCTAACAGTATCGCATTGCGCTTAGAAGGTTTTCATATGATTCTGCAATCCTGGTTAAACTCGGTACTCGCCCGGTTGAATGCGTCTTCAGGTCATACCCGACGCCGAAGGTCGAATGGGATTCAGTCGACAACACCCACAGTGGTAGAACATCTGGAACAGCGTCGGATGTTGACCGATCCCGTCGTAGCTGCGGCGACCGTGTTCATCAATGAGACGACGCAGGTCTTTCCATATGCCTCAACACCCGCCAATCCGGCCCAAATTGCGGTCTCCGTGACAGACCCGGATGCAGCGCCAGATAACTACTCCCCGGGCAATCTGGCGATTACCGCTGGAAACACGGACTACAACGGAAATGGGCAGCCCGCTTTCCGAGTCGACGTCATCGGCGGCGTTGATGTCATTGTCGTCAATGATGCGGCAGATCTGAATTATGAGGCCC is from Schlesneria sp. DSM 10557 and encodes:
- a CDS encoding DEAD/DEAH box helicase, with the protein product MDNQIASEDALIRDDLKADSELASKVRRAKSGSLQGPHWTPLKAIDAQELGDASQDSLDELLSDVAVESVPLKLRADIHSSGQNVAMRRWASVEVEPQGMPKPPALMPAWKPTRQRVVTFGIQFPEGASLLEKQKADAAAQNKGKNLEEPLGPPPIEIMPDYEPPTLSSLVDGLNEVPEKKAVTRIKPPDDALSVEDRLFYLLQPPLQTWLAGQELIMPFEPFPYQYEGIGWLFSHSSALLADEMGLGKTMQTITAIRLLVRSGQARRVLLVCPKPLLPNWQREFQTWAEELPFVVVEGDSERRKLTWTMLGVPVLIANYESLVRDFAAFGEGEFPKFDLIVLDEAQRIKNRTSRTAVTARALPRRRSWALTGTPIENRPEELGALYEFLEVVPPNATPDLRQLQSLAKQFILRRTKNLVMKDMPPRLDRDAYLELLPAQKHAYEMAEKEGVIHLNELGDSITVQHVFELVLRLKQITNFDPLTGESSKLERLEADMEEIAASGGKAILFSQWTKVIDWLAKPMEKYGALVYHGGIPHKQREPILARFKEDPDAHLLMMSYGTGAVGLNLQFAGYVFLFDRWWNPAIEDQAINRAHRIGCKSQVIVTRFISKDTIEERIDKVLTEKRELFAAILGEGDDTNVSLSMNASEIFGLFDLKARHGKGTRAIGPKPVT
- the rpsD gene encoding 30S ribosomal protein S4; the protein is MGRYSGPKGRVNRRLGAMVFENAGAAKALEKRPNPPGMAERRRKLSTYGLALADKQKIKYHYGMREAQLRRYFAKARAQKGNTGDILLVMCERRLDNVVRRAGFTTTRLQARQGIVHRHFQLNGKTIDKPSIFVSPGDVITLRNRPNVKKLYREIVDNSSRQSVDWVSFDSKDLEARVQALPTAGDATVPPIEIGRVIAFMSR
- a CDS encoding menaquinone biosynthesis family protein; its protein translation is MSEKTLIRVGHSPDPDDAFMFYALANDKIDTGNYRFTHELQDIQTLNERALRGELELTAVSLHGYAYMTQTYALCACGCSMGDNYGPMIVAKQPGSLNDFRGKTIAIPGKLTTAYLALRLALGDDFKAVVYPFDEILKVTSEGKVDAGLIIHEGQLTYQNDGLHLIVDLGKWWMNETQLPLPLGGNAIRRDLGPKAMVEVTALLKQSIQYALDHRADALAYALQFGRDLDRSQADKFVGMYVNDWTIDFGERGRKAVSLLLERAYQAKIVPEPVKLEFIG
- a CDS encoding dihydrodipicolinate synthase family protein, encoding MPSVPSTPAFPKPIRGIVPPVVTPLIGRDDLDHAGLERLLNHQIDAGVAGLFILGTTGEGPSLSYRLRYELVERTCEIVAGRVPVLVGITDTSLVEALELATYSHGVGAAAVVAAPPYYFSVEQSHVSRFISELADDSPLPLFVYNMPSCVKLSLTFETVRQLADHKNICGVKDSSGDIEAFRKLLELRSVRPDWTFLMGPEHLTAESVLMGGDGGVNGGANLYPRLFVELFQATDAKDHAEINRLQKLVMELGNLYGISGEGPSGYLSGLKCALSVAGICSEQLAPPFSTVTASDRSKISDLLASVGPQLPVQHAAARVAN
- a CDS encoding sodium:solute symporter, whose product is MSAGRSIPGWAVGMSIVGSYISSISFIANPGKAYQGNWNAFVLAVTMPLAAWISVKYFVPFYRRSGQLSAYEHFEVRFGPWARTYGVVCFLLTQFARLGMILYLLALALAPLIGLEVSTIIIISGIAITIYPLFGGTEGVIWTGVVQSCVLVAGVALCGLAVVMQISGGLPELFQVAVANHKFSLGDMDLGVTQSTFWVMVLFGLVTHLQNFGIDQGYIQRYATAKSDEDAARSVWMGGLCFIPLSAAFFFIGTALFVLYQQRPSDLPPNIKSDAVFPHFIGSQLPPGVMGLVLAAIFSAAMDSNLNCCATLYLCDIHRRYIHPDAGEKESMRVLHYSTLIMGMLSICAALAMVGRQRNALDVWWKLSGIFSGGLLGLFLLGLLSRRANSRHAAIAVSAGVIVIVWMTVTPMASGYLSSQGLGWFVSPFNDNLIIVVGALTILLIGLTASRLAERQTREVRIDPLPESVIDQELST